In Miscanthus floridulus cultivar M001 chromosome 8, ASM1932011v1, whole genome shotgun sequence, the sequence ttttagctccgattttcgtgaacttcgcattgacgtgatcgtagcgagacgtagattcttttcataaacattttatcttattttctatactgctggtgtactgttctaaataTAGGATTGTTtgttttgcatgaatgttcctagaatgttgtaagctgccgtgttggtcgtgttcagacggtgaggaacacgttggtgaccaagagtactttgacgaccagcaggatcagcaggagtttgctaaccaaggcaagtatggcatgggatctaccttgatgcctattcaccatttattaattactcttttgcatgtgtctaattttgatacccataaggacatcctagtgattgattatcctattccttgttctcctacgggttatatgcatatgggtagtttgctagcgctcaatataAATATACATGGGCTACATAATGAATAATGATgctatggaaagaaaaggtaaaagttgtttttaaccaacttaattatagggcgaaggagcatatgacttttgatcatgatgctcccggccctccataaggacttatctgtcggcaaaagctgggactgatagtgcaaccatgagagtcatatggctctgactttagctcagtaataggaccttttctagcttgttagaggttacctttaggggcttgccacattgggtatagggctgcctctattcctatgtgtatagccacgatggatatgtgccataggaaaggggggttcctacatctgcctaccgaggaaacctagcggccctaacttgttagagaaacctatgaaatggcttcatagtgtaccctgcccgctcaccttggtagtgatatgggagtaattaacccgggcatatgggaatcacgactcgcggtgaatgtgcaccacctctacagagggttacaaactgttataacagccgtgctcacggtcacaagcggcctagaaaactcacagaataattggttactcattgtggctcatttatgatggtatacgatgataatatgatgcaaatgattctgatatctgattatgtgggtataaatgggagcttaagcataacttgataatacttgataataaaatcttgacttactaaaagtgctaactgcagtaaacctgtgtattcctttttgagcttcataaccctatgttatcttgttaagtatgggaagtacttacgcttgtttactttctatttttggataaaaatcccggatgggtaacagatgacaacatgTATGaagagtttcctgaggattattaggcttgtggtcaaccagttgaccgtccctgagatggagttccacgagagagttatctttttatcttccgctgtgtggtgtaagactatgtggtgttattaatcgtgatgtaagatccaccgtgatgatactttatataatttgtcaacttgtgtgcgtgactgatccctgggcgcacatgagtttagtgcattcaattttgtccttaaaattgggtgtgacaacgagaaaactcttgactcaccctgATGCCATCATGCGAGGATGTTTTGGGGCCGGCTTGCTTGACCCCGGCTGCTCCTCATCGGCACGTTGTCGCTTCGAGCCCTCCCTCGGCTCGGAGGGCTCGGATGAATCAGAACGGCCACCTCCTGCCGACTCTGGAGGCGCCGCCGAGGGCTCGGATGGAGTGGGGCGGCCTGATTCCACTAGCTCTGGGGCCGCCATCGAAGGCACGGATAAGGCAAGGTGGCCTGATTCTATCAGTTCTGAGGCCGTCGTCGAAGGTCCGGATGGGGCGGGGCGGTTTGATTCCGCCGGCTCCGGGGGCACATCCTCCCCCTCCTGCCCCGTGGCATGCTGCAGGAAGGGCCACGCCTGCGGTGAAGGTgggtcctcttcttcctccttttctCCCAACGAACCTTGATGCCGCTTCCCTCGTTGTAGCTTCACTCGCTGCTTCGACTGCTGTTTCTTCTCctcgtcgtccttcttcttcttcctttgttcacCCACAGCATGGTTCACTGCCCTCATGGCCGTGTGCTTTGGCAGCGGCGCGAtagagtcctagaagactaaccCCGCCGGCAACTCGATGAAGCCCACGTCCAGACACATCACGAGATGCCTTGGGATTAGGAACACGACGTCGACCTcccccatggcctccttgatgcgctgcatgACCTTGCTATCGCAGAGCAGCCCCTGGGTGAGCGTCAACCCAATGAGCTACGCGCCAGGCATCATCCCGTACAACGGGAGGACACacgccatcagcggtgccaccctccttgtgtgATACCCCCTGATGACACCGGCCCCAAGGAGGTCGTGGATCTTTAGGAATGTGATGGCCTCGAAGAGGtcatgcatcctcttcttctccttgatgggtggcccccatggccatgatggcggTACCTCTTCGACCAGGCGCTCGGAGAAGACCGCCAAGGGAGCGGCAGGGTCGTTTTTCAGGTAAAACTAATGcgcgtgccaccccttgttggtcTAGAGAGCTGGCAGGGCATGTGCTAGGCCATTCGCTGCCCCCGGAGGTGGATGCCCACGCATCCCATCAGCACCAGGGTCTCCcggcctcctccttcttcttgatcaaggagatagagaagaaatatctccacagcttgaagtggggcttgatccctaggtacccctcacacatcgcgatgaaggccgtgatgtgctggatcccattagggttcaagtgctgcagcttgatctgatagtggtgcagcagaccctagaagaacgAGTTGGGAGAAACCATGagtccgcgctcatggaagggcgtGAAGGAGACGACATAGCCGTTGGGCAGCGCTAGCACATCCTCACGACCGGGCATAAGCCACTCTGCCGCATCGGTCCTGCCGCGGAGAGGACCAcgcttgatgaggccctccatccACGCATGGGTAACATCGAAGCGGTACcacaaatccatggaggatggaggtggctgCGGAGAAGCAAAGGCAGCGGTGGAGAAGCGGaagctacagatctagggctTCGACTGCGGATTAGCAAGCATGGCAGATCTGAACGGCGGCGACGGACAAACGGAGAAGGTAAGGCTAtggttttggtgtgcagaaaCATGAAGAGGAGTCCGCTACTTATAGGATGGAGCGGGCAAGAAGGCGAACCATCCACCTAGGTTCACGTGCCCGCTGCACCGCGTCACGTCACCTCCTTTCGAAGATTGTGCGCATGCTATCTCTGGCCACACCCTCGAAGGACATGCCGGATGACGGTTCGCCCGgtcgatgggccaagaaccatcctaggtaaggagggatacagagctaaaaatgctcctatggcccattcaagcctaggagttcgaaggctggccctctGATGGGTTCATAGCTGCTCTAGGCGCCCTTAGAGTCTAggtcggttcccagtccatggtttttacacgaagaaaggcaacgagcccttaggaccgatcgaacggacccgagaactatatggattggccactgataatctggagtcagtcaccagctgaaccatgctggacccccatgaacgggaagccagggccccactc encodes:
- the LOC136469447 gene encoding uncharacterized protein encodes the protein MRAVNHAVGEQRKKKKDDEEKKQQSKQRVKLQRGKRHQGSLGEKEEEEDPPSPQAWPFLQHATGQEGEDVPPEPAESNRPAPSGPSTTASELIESGHLALSVPSMAAPELVESGRPTPSEPSAAPPESAGGGRSDSSEPSEPREGSKRQRADEEQPGSSKPAPKHPRMMASG